One Actinomadura viridis genomic region harbors:
- a CDS encoding sensor histidine kinase, which yields MSRPARAPVPPRLRPLIGRAVWRRWSYLVAGGALLMPYWFLGMLMVTATPWGGPVVQGVLILLVLPLVAAFVTGLVPAVRLLEGAAARELLGGPIASLPPGQARGWESRVRTGAWFALHLHMGVVVSGLSLAVPPFAAVLIMAPVTSWNERLWRAWGLDEPWPAWTTPFLGLAMLAAVLVLIAAAGGLLARLAPRLLGPSAAERLAAMEARAVRLAERNRLARELHDSVGHALSVVTLQAAAAGRVLDRDPEFAREALGAIEESARAALEDLDHVLGLLREDSSRTAPQLTLRDLDRLLDQTRIAGVELDVAVDPDLERVPAAVSREAYRIVQEGLTNALRHAGRVPVRLRVGVRGERLEVEMSNPLGARPAGHHGGGRGLGGVRERVTVLGGRMTAGPDGDGRWRLAVSLPLRPAS from the coding sequence GTGTCCCGCCCCGCCCGTGCCCCCGTCCCGCCCCGCCTCCGGCCGCTGATCGGCCGGGCCGTGTGGCGGCGCTGGTCCTACCTGGTGGCGGGCGGCGCGCTCCTCATGCCCTACTGGTTCCTGGGCATGCTGATGGTGACGGCGACCCCGTGGGGAGGCCCGGTCGTCCAGGGCGTCCTGATCCTGCTGGTGCTGCCGCTGGTCGCGGCGTTCGTCACGGGCCTGGTCCCGGCGGTGCGGCTGCTGGAGGGCGCCGCGGCCAGGGAACTGCTGGGCGGTCCCATCGCGTCCCTGCCGCCCGGCCAGGCACGCGGCTGGGAGAGCAGGGTGCGCACCGGGGCCTGGTTCGCCCTGCACCTGCACATGGGGGTGGTGGTCAGCGGGCTGAGCCTGGCCGTCCCGCCGTTCGCCGCCGTGCTGATCATGGCGCCCGTGACCTCCTGGAACGAGCGGCTCTGGCGGGCCTGGGGCCTGGACGAGCCCTGGCCCGCGTGGACGACGCCGTTCCTCGGCTTGGCGATGCTGGCCGCGGTGCTGGTGCTGATCGCCGCCGCCGGCGGGCTGCTGGCCCGGCTCGCGCCGCGGCTGCTCGGCCCCTCGGCGGCCGAGCGGCTGGCGGCGATGGAGGCGCGGGCCGTGCGGCTGGCCGAACGCAACCGGCTGGCCCGCGAACTGCACGACTCGGTCGGCCACGCGCTGAGCGTGGTCACCCTGCAGGCCGCGGCGGCGGGCCGGGTGCTGGACCGCGACCCGGAGTTCGCCCGGGAGGCGCTCGGCGCGATCGAGGAGTCGGCGCGGGCGGCCCTGGAGGACCTCGACCACGTGCTGGGGCTGCTCCGCGAGGACTCCTCGCGCACCGCGCCCCAGCTCACCCTGAGGGACCTGGACCGGCTGCTGGACCAGACCCGGATCGCCGGCGTCGAACTGGACGTCGCCGTGGACCCCGATCTGGAGCGGGTGCCCGCCGCGGTCTCGCGCGAGGCGTACCGGATCGTCCAGGAAGGACTGACCAACGCGCTGCGTCACGCCGGCCGGGTGCCGGTACGGCTCCGGGTCGGGGTGCGCGGCGAGCGACTGGAGGTGGAGATGAGCAATCCGCTGGGCGCCCGGCCCGCGGGCCATCACGGCGGCGGGCGCGGGCTGGGCGGGGTGCGGGAGCGCGTCACCGTGCTGGGCGGCCGGATGACCGCCGGCCCCGACGGGGACGGGCGCTGGCGCCTGGCGGTCTCGCTGCCGCTGAGGCCGGCGTCATGA
- a CDS encoding response regulator transcription factor codes for MTVRVLLVDDERLIRAGLAAIIGAEPDMEVVGEAGDGAEVPGQVSRLRPDVILMDVRMPRLDGIQATRRILESVPEPPRIIVVTTFENDEYVYDALKAGAHGFLLKRARPEEILQAVRLVVHGDTLLFPAAIRALAAEHRAGGPGGGARARWHGRLTEREGDVLRLMARGHSNAEIAAELFVSPQTVKTHVGNVLAKLNARDRTQAVIFAYETGYIIPS; via the coding sequence ATGACGGTACGCGTGCTGCTGGTGGACGACGAGCGGCTGATCCGGGCCGGGCTGGCGGCGATCATCGGCGCCGAGCCGGACATGGAGGTGGTGGGCGAGGCCGGCGACGGGGCGGAGGTGCCCGGGCAGGTGTCCCGGCTGCGTCCCGACGTCATCCTGATGGACGTGCGGATGCCCCGGCTGGACGGCATCCAGGCCACCCGGCGCATCCTGGAGTCGGTGCCCGAACCGCCCCGGATCATCGTGGTCACCACGTTCGAGAACGACGAGTACGTCTACGACGCGCTCAAGGCCGGCGCGCACGGGTTCCTGCTCAAGCGGGCCCGGCCCGAGGAGATCCTGCAGGCCGTCCGGCTGGTGGTGCACGGTGACACGCTGCTGTTCCCGGCCGCGATCCGGGCCCTGGCCGCCGAGCACCGCGCGGGCGGTCCGGGCGGCGGCGCCAGGGCGCGCTGGCACGGCCGGCTGACCGAGCGGGAGGGGGACGTGCTGCGGCTGATGGCCCGGGGGCACTCCAACGCCGAGATCGCCGCCGAGCTCTTCGTCAGCCCGCAGACGGTGAAGACGCACGTCGGCAACGTCCTGGCCAAGCTGAACGCCCGCGACCGCACCCAGGCGGTGATCTTCGCCTACGAGACCGGGTACATCATTCCCTCATGA